A genomic region of Denticeps clupeoides chromosome 9, fDenClu1.1, whole genome shotgun sequence contains the following coding sequences:
- the LOC114797008 gene encoding G-protein coupled receptor 183, translated as MEQNLTNSCDVFEYKRAAHITFPIFYMLVFLISLSGNSLVLYITFQQKQKFKSTSLYLANLAISDALFTLALPGRIVYYILEFNWPFGDILCRLTAVLFYSNTYAGIAFMSCISVDRYVAMVHPQSWLGLRRTRTVRCVCVLVWAVVILETSPLLFKNLLMKSQGRLTCMEYFNFDSSQAFPYMILFACVVGYCVPLALILVCYTRINLKLSRTAKTTTMIGRSGRSDRAKSVIFVILFTFVLCFSPYHINLMQFMIRKLLSASSCDDLKSFKMSLQITVSLMNLNCCLDPVIYFFAIKTYKKRVMSFFKTYMSTSAASSKSMQDNSSSNT; from the coding sequence ATGGAGCAGAACTTGACAAACAGCTGCGATGTATTCGAGTACAAGAGAGCGGCGCACATCACCTTCCCCATCTTCTACATGCTGGTGTTTCTCATCAGCCTGTCTGGAAACAGCCTGGTCCTTTACATCACTttccagcagaagcagaagttCAAGTCCACCTCCCTCTACCTGGCCAACCTGGCCATCTCCGATGCCCTCTTCACCCTGGCGCTGCCCGGCCGCATCGTCTACTACATACTCGAGTTCAACTGGCCCTTTGGGGACATCCTGTGTAGGTTGACCGCAGTGCTGTTCTACTCCAACACCTATGCGGGCATAGCATTCATGAGCTGCATCAGTGTGGACCGCTACGTGGCCATGGTCCACCCGCAGAGCTGGCTGGGcctgaggaggacgaggaccGTGCGGTGCGTCTGTGTCCTGGTCTGGGCGGTGGTGATCTTGGAGACGTCACCGCTGCTTTTCAAGAACCTGCTGATGAAATCGCAAGGCCGTCTTACCTGCATGGAGTATTTCAACTTCGATAGCTCTCAGGCATTCCCCTACATGATCCTTTTCGCCTGTGTTGTGGGCTACTGTGTCCCCCTGGCCCTCATCCTGGTCTGCTACACCCGCATCAACCTCAAGCTGTCCCGCACCGCCAAGACGACGACAATGATCGGCCGCTCAGGTCGCAGCGACAGGGCCAAGAGCGTGATCTTCGTCATCCTGTTCACCTTCGTGCTTTGCTTCAGCCCGTACCATATCAACCTCATGCAGTTCATGATTCGCAAGCTGCTCAGCGCGTCCTCCTGTGACGACCTCAAATCCTTCAAAATGTCCCTGCAGATCACCGTTTCACTGATGAACCTCAACTGCTGCCTGGATCCGGTCATCTATTTCTTTGCCATAAAAACGTACAAGAAGAGGGTCATGAGCTTCTTCAAAACCTACATGTCCACATCAGCTGCATCCTCCAAGAGCATGCaagacaacagcagcagcaacacctGA